The following proteins are encoded in a genomic region of Triticum dicoccoides isolate Atlit2015 ecotype Zavitan chromosome 1B, WEW_v2.0, whole genome shotgun sequence:
- the LOC119316831 gene encoding LOW QUALITY PROTEIN: probable LRR receptor-like protein kinase At1g51890 (The sequence of the model RefSeq protein was modified relative to this genomic sequence to represent the inferred CDS: substituted 2 bases at 2 genomic stop codons), with amino-acid sequence MRNQCASRTMAPRWWLLILCLAGNELHGRAQLDSRGFINIDCGLQGQESYVNDETKLVYVSDAGFTNSGTPYNISAENYRPWRSRNVRSLRSFPDGVRNCYTLGSLVSGLKYLFRATFLYGNYDGLNKRPATFDLYIGVNFWMVVNMSWWGLDQDNTATVEAVIVVPRDLVQVCLVNTGGGTPFISGLELRPLKMSLYPQVTAEVRLFLLHRRNFAAINGTIIRFPDDPYDRLWYPRSDATMWAEMTTTKRVDDVNGDEFEAPMAVLQTVIKLLNTSGSIKFGWEVAPELNNASPGPGYLAVLHFVELELLGGDALRQFNISVNHDESWVPGYTPLGFLRKAYVYNKFTNPRDSSYIVTIKATANSTLPPIINAYKLFSVIATTNVGIESQDASAVMVIKAKYGVRKNWMGDPCFPKTMAWDGLTCSYAAANPPRITSINMSSSGLNSDISSSFAHLKARQYLDLSNNNLTGSIPDALSQLPSLTVIDLSGNQLNGSIPSGLLKRIQDGFLVLRHGNNPNLCTDRNSCQLAAKRKSKLAIYVSVPILVIVLIVSVSLLVLFFLRRRNQQQGSMKNRTAVKPQNEEAMSTSYGGDDDSLXLVENHRFTXKELERITNGFDRVLGEGGFGRVYNGFLEDGTQVAVKLRSHSSNQGVKEFLAEAQILTRIHHKNLVSMIGYCKDREYMAFVYEYMAQGTLREHIAASGRNGGCLPWKQRLKNALESAQGLEYLHTGCNPPLIHRDVKATNILLNARLEAKIADFGLTKAFDYHNNTNLFTNTLAFTPGYVDPEYQATMQPTTKSDVYSFGVVLLELVTGKPAILSDPEPTSIVQWARQRLAHGNMEGVVDARMQGGYDINGVWKVAEIALKCTAQGPAQRPTMANVVAQLHECVELEEGRS; translated from the exons ATGCGCAATCAATGCGCCAGTAGAACAATGGCGCCCCGGTGGTGGCTACTGATTCTCTGCCTCGCCGGCAACGAACTCCATGGTCGCGCACAGCTTGACAGCAGGG GTTTCATCAACATAGACTGTGGGCTACAGGGACAGGAGAGCTACGTCAACGACGAGACAAAGTTGGTGTACGTCTCAGACGCTGGCTTCACCAACAGTGGCACGCCTTACAACATCTCGGCTGAGAACTACCGGCCGTGGCGCTCCAGGAACGTCCGCAGCCTGCGTAGTTTCCCCGATGGCGTTCGCAACTGCTACACTTTAGGATCCCTGGTGTCGGGCCTCAAGTACCTCTTCCGCGCCACGTTTCTCTATGGCAACTACGACGGCCTTAACAAGCGACCAGCGACGTTCGACCTCTACATCGGCGTCAACTTCTGGATGGTGGTGAACATGTCGTGGTGGGGGTTGGACCAGGACAACACGGCGACGGTGGAGGCGGTCATAGTTGTTCCACGCGACTTGGTGCAGGTGTGCCTGGTGAACACCGGCGGCGGGACGCCCTTCATCTCTGGGCTGGAGCTGAGGCCGCTGAAGATGTCGCTCTACCCACAGGTAACGGCGGAGGTGAGGTTGTTCCTGCTGCACAGGCGAAACTTCGCCGCGATAAATGGAACTATCATCAGGTTCCCCGATGATCCATACGACAGGCTATGGTACCCTAGGTCCGACGCCACGATGTGGGCAGAGATGACGACGACCAAGAGGGTGGACGATGTCAATGGCGACGAGTTCGAGGCGCCCATGGCGGTGCTGCAGACGGTGATCAAGCTGCTGAACACCTCCGGTAGCATCAAGTTTGGCTGGGAGGTGGCGCCCGAGCTCAACAATGCGTCGCCGGGGCCGGGGTACCTCGCCGTCTTGCACTTCGTCGAACTGGAGCTCCTCGGCGGGGATGCCTTGCGCCAGTTCAACATCAGTGTCAACCACGACGAAAGCTGGGTCCCGGGCTACACGCCGCTAGGCTTTCTCCGCAAAGCCTATGTCTACAACAAATTCACCAACCCGCGCGACAGCAGCTACATCGTCACCATCAAGGCCACAGCCAATTCCACGCTGCCGCCCATCATCAACGCCTACAAGTTGTTCTCCGTCATCGCAACCACCAACGTTGGAATAGAATCCCAGGATG CATCCGCCGTTATGGTGATCAAGGCTAAGTACGGGGTGCGGAAGAACTGGATGGGTGACCCATGCTTTCCCAAGACTATGGCATGGGATGGGTTGACCTGCAGCTATGCCGCTGCCAATCCTCCAAGGATCACAAGCAT AAACATGTCCTCCAGTGGTCTAAATAGTGACATATCATCATCTTTCGCGCATCTAAAGGCTCGCCAATACTT GGATTTGTCAAACAATAACTTGACAGGTTCAATTCCAGATGCCCTTTCACAGTTACCATCATTGACAGTCAT AGATTTGTCTGGCAACCAACTCAATGGTTCAATTCCCTCTGGACTTCTCAAAAGGATTCAAGATGGCTTCCTGGTTCTAAG GCATGGCAACAATCCAAATCTTTGCACCGACCGCAATTCATGTCAGCTTGCTGCTAAAAGGAAGAGCAAACTGGCCATCTATGTTTCCGTCCCTATACTTGTCATCGTACTGATAGTATCAGTGTCCCTACTAGTCTTGTTCTTCCTAAGACGGCGAAACCAGCAGCAAG GATCAATGAAAAACAGGACAGCGGTAAAGCCACAAAATGAAGAGGCGATGTCGACGAGCTATGGCGGCGATGATGATTCTCTGTGACTAGTTGAGAATCACCGGTTCACGTAAAAGGAACTCGAGAGGATAACCAATGGCTTTGACCGGGTGCTTGGCGAAGGAGGGTTCGGCCGTGTCTATAATGGCTTCCTGGAAGATGGTACTCAAGTGGCGGTGAAATTGCGGTCTCATTCCTCCAATCAAGGCGTAAAGGAGTTCCTCGCAGAG GCCCAAATTTTAACCCGGATACATCACAAGAATCTTGTCTCGATGATTGGTTACTGCAAGGatcgggagtatatggcatttgtgTACGAGTACATGGCACAAGGGACCCTGCGAGAGCACATTGCAG CAAGTGGACGCAATGGAGGATGTTTACCATGGAAGCAGAGACTCAAAAACGCACTTGAATCTGCACAAG ggtTGGAGTATCTGCATACGGGTTGCAACCCGCCTCTCATCCACAGGGATGTCAAGGCCACCAACATTCTGCTGAATGCCAGGCTAGAGGCCAAGATCGCCGATTTTGGCTTGACGAAAGCCTTTGACTATCACAACAACACCAATCTTTTCACGAACACGCTCGCTTTTACTCCTGGGTACGTTGATCCAGAGTACCAGGCCACGATGCAGCCAACGACCAAGAGCGACGTGTACAGCTTTGGAGTGGTGCTTCTGGAGCTGGTCACCGGGAAACCAGCCATTCTTTCGGACCCAGAGCCCACAAGCATCGTCCAATGGGCAAGGCAGCGATTGGCGCACGGCAACATGGAGGGCGTGGTGGACGCGCGAATGCAGGGTGGTTATGATATCAACGGCGTGTGGAAGGTGGCCGAGATTGCACTCAAATGCACCGCACAGGGGCCAGCACAGCGGCCCACCATGGCCAACGTGGTGGCGCAGCTACATGAGTGTGTGGAGCTCGAGGAGGGCCGCTCCTAG